The proteins below are encoded in one region of Planctopirus limnophila DSM 3776:
- a CDS encoding lysophospholipid acyltransferase family protein, whose translation MRHSWRHWCEFQAFRCAVCVCEMLPVVWVDSLAHTLAWLLCDVLPARWTRKAVAMENIGRAFGQTHTLKQQEAILRQMWVHLFRMIPEMVQGPRKLHIHSYRRIVRYAEYQPTVEAMCSGRRVIFVGGHFGNWELGISTFGLWGFPLGVIARALDNPYLHEWFKEYREGTGHRLMLKRGDFDEMLELLSRGGHLALLGDQDAGSRGLFVDFFGHPASTFKSIALLALEYDALLMVGYSTRSKDSFHQQHWVEFEMGCEALIDPRTITASDPVRAITEEYTQALERMIRRSPEQYFWVHRRWKSEPRVRRKAA comes from the coding sequence ATGCGGCACAGTTGGCGACATTGGTGCGAGTTTCAGGCCTTTCGCTGCGCCGTCTGCGTCTGCGAGATGTTGCCTGTCGTGTGGGTCGATAGCCTGGCGCACACGTTGGCCTGGCTGCTCTGCGATGTACTGCCGGCACGATGGACTCGAAAAGCTGTGGCGATGGAGAATATTGGCCGGGCATTTGGCCAGACCCACACATTGAAGCAGCAGGAGGCAATTCTCCGGCAGATGTGGGTGCATCTCTTTCGCATGATCCCCGAGATGGTTCAGGGGCCTCGTAAACTGCATATTCATTCCTATCGCAGGATTGTGCGTTATGCAGAATATCAGCCCACCGTCGAAGCGATGTGTTCAGGTCGACGGGTGATCTTTGTGGGTGGGCACTTTGGAAACTGGGAGTTAGGAATCAGCACCTTCGGGCTTTGGGGATTTCCTTTAGGAGTGATTGCTCGAGCTCTGGATAATCCGTATCTGCATGAATGGTTCAAGGAGTATCGTGAGGGGACAGGTCATCGATTGATGCTCAAAAGAGGCGACTTCGACGAAATGCTTGAGCTTCTTTCGCGTGGCGGGCATCTGGCGCTGCTGGGTGATCAGGATGCTGGATCAAGAGGTCTGTTCGTCGATTTTTTTGGTCATCCCGCATCGACCTTCAAATCGATCGCCCTGTTAGCACTGGAGTACGATGCACTCCTGATGGTGGGGTATTCGACGAGATCGAAAGACTCATTTCATCAACAGCACTGGGTTGAGTTCGAGATGGGCTGTGAAGCCTTGATTGATCCTCGCACGATCACAGCCTCAGATCCTGTGCGGGCGATTACTGAGGAATACACCCAGGCTCTGGAGCGGATGATCCGCCGTTCGCCCGAACAGTATTTCTGGGTTCATCGCCGTTGGAAGAGTGAGCCGCGAGTACGTCGCAAAGCCGCCTGA